A single genomic interval of Mycolicibacterium holsaticum DSM 44478 = JCM 12374 harbors:
- a CDS encoding FAD-dependent monooxygenase, with the protein MNDTLNEHRIAVIGAGPVGLSAAAWLACHGISVTVFEDDAMTSSAPKAGTVVPRALEFFDRLGIIDKVLESGIRIESVDFIRRTTETPLMRVDMTELQQDTAFPFFLNLPQHEFEPILLQRAVELGAEVRFGHRLTALSQRDDGCLLTLETDNGTVEYEADYVLGCDGGKSTVRRQLGLRYREITPAEQFIVVNAETDVRGNDGHPPDSLSYLCDANGFFTRIRLPKFWRLGWAAPADTPELTDAEIDQRLREELGPDQPFRVLDWAQYSSQGRVLDRFRVDRVFLLGDAAHLVTPIGGLGLNTGFEDAFNFGWKLAWVLRGWAGPALLDTYSAERQPIIASTALAMQNRKRSFMEVSGNRLINAAGAVRRQAALRDPRRRWAAAYNGSLLGLNYLRAPDTKPVLRPPIARGDRVPDGSIFGPDGRLRRLHSLLGREFVALTFVDWPAEAALLTDPPPGLAQVLISCRDAPLDSRARGRTYFDVRGTLTKRFGAKSGTTYLVRPDDFTAAITSAEPAAIVTAYLTAVGRSLAAVAEEPA; encoded by the coding sequence GTGAACGACACGTTGAACGAGCACAGGATCGCCGTCATCGGCGCCGGGCCGGTGGGGCTCAGCGCCGCCGCCTGGCTGGCCTGTCACGGCATCTCCGTGACGGTGTTCGAAGACGACGCGATGACGTCGTCGGCACCAAAAGCCGGCACGGTCGTTCCGCGAGCGTTGGAATTTTTCGACCGTCTCGGCATCATCGACAAAGTACTCGAATCGGGCATCCGGATCGAGAGCGTCGACTTCATCAGGCGGACAACAGAAACGCCGTTGATGCGTGTCGACATGACTGAACTCCAACAGGACACCGCGTTCCCGTTCTTCTTGAACTTGCCTCAACATGAGTTCGAGCCGATTCTGCTGCAACGCGCGGTGGAGCTTGGGGCCGAGGTCCGCTTCGGGCACCGGCTGACCGCCCTGAGCCAACGCGACGACGGCTGTCTGCTCACGCTGGAAACCGACAACGGCACTGTCGAATACGAGGCCGATTACGTTCTCGGATGTGACGGTGGCAAAAGTACCGTGCGTCGCCAGCTAGGCTTGCGCTACCGCGAGATCACTCCGGCCGAGCAGTTCATCGTCGTCAACGCCGAGACTGACGTCCGCGGCAACGACGGACACCCTCCGGATTCACTGTCCTATCTCTGCGACGCCAACGGATTTTTCACCCGGATCCGCCTGCCGAAGTTCTGGCGGTTGGGTTGGGCGGCACCGGCAGACACCCCTGAACTCACCGATGCCGAAATCGATCAGCGCTTGCGGGAGGAGCTCGGGCCAGATCAGCCGTTCCGGGTGCTCGATTGGGCGCAGTATTCATCTCAGGGACGCGTCCTGGATCGGTTCCGCGTCGACCGAGTGTTCCTCCTCGGCGACGCCGCCCATCTGGTCACGCCGATCGGCGGCCTTGGCCTCAATACCGGCTTCGAGGACGCCTTCAACTTCGGTTGGAAGCTGGCCTGGGTGCTGCGGGGCTGGGCGGGCCCGGCGCTGTTGGACACCTACAGCGCCGAACGTCAGCCCATCATCGCCAGCACCGCCTTGGCGATGCAGAACCGCAAGCGCAGCTTCATGGAAGTCAGCGGCAATCGGTTGATCAATGCGGCCGGCGCGGTGCGACGCCAGGCGGCGCTGCGCGACCCGCGTCGCCGGTGGGCGGCGGCATACAACGGTTCGCTTCTCGGGCTCAACTACCTTCGGGCGCCCGACACCAAGCCGGTTCTGCGCCCACCGATCGCACGCGGAGACCGGGTCCCCGACGGCAGCATCTTCGGCCCCGACGGACGGCTCCGGCGCCTGCACAGCCTGCTCGGCCGCGAATTCGTCGCGTTGACATTCGTCGACTGGCCCGCAGAGGCGGCGTTGCTCACCGATCCCCCACCCGGACTCGCGCAGGTTCTGATCAGCTGCCGGGACGCCCCCCTTGACTCCCGGGCCCGCGGCCGGACCTACTTTGACGTCCGAGGCACCCTGACCAAGCGCTTCGGCGCCAAGAGCGGCACTACCTACCTCGTGCGGCCCGATGACTTCACGGCGGCGATCACCTCTGCGGAACCCGCGGCGATTGTCACCGCCTACCTGACGGCCGTCGGCAGGTCCCTCGCGGCAGTGGCGGAGGAACCCGCGTGA